One window of the Rhodothermia bacterium genome contains the following:
- a CDS encoding serine/threonine protein kinase, translated as MLILYGGFISGFSGRILPLAFFSMVTPERWKRIKTVFEQVLELPLAERAAFLALETKSDPELRLEVQRLLDAEENAATFLEKPFLPQMTSAGQEIGPYRLERPLGRGGMGQVFLASRQDGTFDRKVALKLLRPGFNTEELLRRLHTERQILAQLQHPNIAQMLDGGSTSWGDPYFTMEYVEGLPITQFCDQNHKTLKERLALFKTVCEAVHYAHQNLIVHRDLKPSNILVTADGTVKLLDFGIAKVLAEDGREVLTQTASQVMTPEYAAPEQIRGEAITTAADVYALGILLYELLTGQRPYSLREQALQEVVRIISETTPPRPSDRVTDPLATATLPKLGEDKNRLPSQLRRMLRGDLDNMVMMALRKEPARRYASAEAFYTDIERFLKGEPVSARPNTAGYVIQKFALRHKKGVGIAFAVLLIGIIFAFWHDYRITQERNHALDEAARATAVQNLLVGLFEKADPAQARGLDLSAREILDMGARVADEELATQPHVKVEVLRVLGQVYSKLGEDTQAEIVLKNANRVLMQSIKAPHTAIARFYATWGEWNQNMGYYPVADSLYRAANTMFRTLHAEEQPEFADLTHKRAYLAHDQGKMAEAEQLYQEALALRKQLYPPQHPKVALSLNDYGGYLMNVGRYVEAKRMMEEALRIRREVYGEEPHPELAESLYNIGYLHFEMDESEKAIPYYQRTLAIEEKLYVPYHVEIATTLNNLGGALLLCDRYDEALQVLSRALIIQQAELPPEHSNIAVTRRNLGLTYLGQNKLAEAEQQLRLAVASKNNAGTYYLGIDLTLLTRIQVQRQQFQEVENHLRTAEKLIRKNLPPDHYRLSEVQTVRAEWANAQGRYAEAEQWAKQAILAMERKPKENRNYLADARAALGMALIGQRKFTQAEVVLKQVLAHYQAPDREAPIRKQKAIAALTALYRARG; from the coding sequence ATGCTCATCCTTTATGGTGGCTTCATCAGTGGTTTCTCTGGTAGAATACTGCCCTTAGCTTTTTTTTCTATGGTAACTCCCGAACGTTGGAAACGCATAAAAACGGTATTCGAACAAGTGTTGGAATTACCTTTAGCAGAACGTGCTGCTTTTTTGGCATTAGAAACAAAGAGCGACCCAGAACTTCGCTTAGAAGTACAGCGGCTTTTGGATGCCGAAGAAAATGCTGCAACCTTTCTGGAAAAGCCATTTTTGCCCCAAATGACTTCGGCAGGACAAGAGATTGGCCCCTACCGTTTGGAGCGCCCTCTCGGTCGGGGCGGTATGGGACAAGTGTTCCTTGCTTCGCGGCAAGACGGCACATTCGACCGGAAGGTTGCCCTAAAGCTCCTGCGACCCGGTTTTAATACCGAAGAGCTATTGCGCCGATTGCACACCGAGCGCCAAATTCTGGCACAATTACAACATCCGAACATTGCGCAAATGTTAGACGGCGGGAGTACTTCTTGGGGCGATCCTTATTTTACGATGGAGTATGTAGAAGGGCTACCCATCACCCAGTTTTGCGACCAAAACCATAAAACCTTAAAAGAACGATTGGCCTTGTTCAAAACGGTGTGCGAGGCCGTACATTATGCCCATCAAAACCTAATCGTACACCGAGACCTGAAACCGTCTAATATTTTGGTAACGGCAGATGGAACGGTGAAATTGCTGGATTTTGGCATTGCAAAAGTATTGGCGGAGGACGGACGTGAAGTCTTAACCCAAACTGCTTCTCAGGTAATGACACCCGAATACGCCGCTCCCGAACAGATCCGTGGCGAAGCCATTACCACCGCTGCCGATGTCTATGCGTTAGGCATCTTGTTATACGAGCTATTGACAGGGCAACGTCCTTATTCACTTCGTGAACAGGCTTTGCAGGAAGTGGTTCGAATCATCAGCGAAACAACTCCTCCTCGTCCCTCCGATCGGGTGACAGACCCCCTTGCTACCGCTACATTACCGAAATTGGGCGAGGATAAAAACCGCTTGCCGAGTCAGCTCCGGCGAATGTTGCGCGGAGACTTGGACAATATGGTGATGATGGCTTTACGCAAAGAGCCAGCCAGACGTTATGCCTCGGCGGAGGCATTTTATACCGATATTGAACGTTTTCTAAAGGGTGAACCTGTTTCCGCACGACCCAATACAGCGGGTTATGTGATCCAAAAGTTTGCCCTACGCCATAAAAAAGGCGTCGGAATTGCCTTTGCTGTGCTGTTGATAGGAATCATATTTGCGTTTTGGCACGATTACCGCATTACCCAAGAGAGAAATCATGCCCTTGACGAAGCCGCCCGTGCAACTGCCGTACAAAACCTGTTGGTCGGTCTCTTTGAAAAGGCAGATCCCGCGCAGGCACGAGGATTAGACCTAAGCGCACGCGAAATTTTGGATATGGGAGCACGGGTGGCCGACGAGGAACTAGCGACCCAGCCCCACGTTAAGGTCGAGGTTTTACGGGTCTTGGGACAGGTGTATAGCAAGTTAGGCGAGGATACCCAAGCAGAGATTGTCTTGAAAAATGCCAATCGCGTCCTAATGCAGTCCATAAAAGCACCACACACCGCTATTGCACGCTTTTACGCTACCTGGGGAGAGTGGAATCAGAATATGGGGTATTACCCTGTGGCGGACTCTCTTTATCGGGCAGCAAATACGATGTTTCGTACATTACACGCCGAAGAACAACCGGAATTTGCCGATTTGACGCATAAACGGGCTTATCTTGCACATGACCAAGGGAAAATGGCAGAGGCTGAACAACTCTACCAAGAAGCTCTTGCTCTGCGCAAGCAATTGTATCCGCCCCAACATCCCAAAGTCGCACTTTCCTTGAACGATTATGGCGGTTACTTGATGAACGTGGGAAGATATGTGGAAGCCAAGCGGATGATGGAAGAGGCGCTACGCATCCGACGGGAAGTGTATGGAGAGGAACCACATCCAGAATTGGCGGAAAGTCTCTACAACATAGGTTATCTCCATTTTGAAATGGACGAGTCCGAAAAAGCTATTCCATACTACCAAAGAACCTTGGCGATTGAAGAAAAACTGTATGTGCCCTACCATGTGGAAATTGCCACAACACTAAATAATTTGGGCGGTGCATTGCTTCTCTGTGATCGCTACGATGAGGCGCTCCAAGTATTAAGTCGCGCTCTAATCATCCAGCAGGCCGAACTACCACCGGAGCACAGCAATATTGCCGTTACCCGCCGAAATTTGGGACTTACCTATCTTGGCCAAAACAAGTTGGCCGAGGCCGAGCAACAGCTACGTTTGGCAGTTGCTTCAAAAAACAATGCCGGAACTTACTATTTGGGTATAGACCTCACACTCTTGACACGGATACAAGTGCAGCGCCAACAGTTTCAGGAAGTCGAAAACCACTTACGAACTGCCGAGAAACTCATCCGCAAAAACCTCCCGCCAGACCATTACCGGTTGAGTGAAGTGCAAACAGTTCGGGCGGAATGGGCCAATGCGCAAGGCCGATATGCCGAAGCCGAGCAGTGGGCCAAGCAAGCTATTCTTGCGATGGAGAGAAAGCCTAAAGAAAACCGAAATTACCTTGCTGATGCCCGCGCCGCGCTTGGGATGGCATTGATTGGGCAGCGGAAATTTACCCAAGCAGAGGTGGTTCTGAAGCAGGTTTTAGCCCACTACCAAGCGCCGGATCGCGAAGCACCCATTCGCAAACAAAAAGCAATTGCCGCTTTAACAGCACTTTATCGGGCAAGAGGGTAA
- a CDS encoding cysteine--tRNA ligase: MSEFILYNSLARKEEPIKLIEPEHLRFYSCGPTVYSYAHIGNFRTFLTADLIVRTAEAIGWRVTYATNITDVGHLTDDDHADASGEDKMAKALRSKDGELFANVWDLARFYTDAFVQEWQLLNLREPFVRPRATEHMREQIAAIEKLLEMGHAYETINAVYFSVSSFATYGQLSGNTRAEALEEGVREVVRDDNKRDPRDFALWKKDDKHLMQWYSPWGWGFPGWHLECSVMAMKYLGETFDLHGGGEDLAFPHHECEIAQSEALTGKAFANYWVHTRFLQVEGQKMSKSLGNFYRVRDLVGPEAEGGKGFDPLALRLALLSGHYGKPFNFTLQNLKDATKIIRRYQESWEAVRAILHSDKADGVDFLGNRLAENYSAILEAMTHNLNTPEALAKAHSGQKMIQGALSGMGKEAAKQADGWFRRVNALLGFIQHESPIKSEEATPDSDLEAAQALALLLDVARAEKDFARADAIRAELLEKGFEVRTTKEGSRVNKKFA; this comes from the coding sequence ATGTCGGAATTTATTTTATATAACAGCCTTGCCCGAAAAGAAGAACCGATTAAACTGATTGAACCGGAGCATTTACGGTTTTATTCGTGCGGCCCTACCGTTTATTCCTATGCCCATATCGGGAACTTTCGTACCTTTCTAACAGCAGACCTAATTGTAAGGACTGCGGAAGCCATAGGGTGGCGTGTAACCTATGCCACCAATATAACGGACGTAGGACACCTTACCGACGACGACCATGCGGACGCCTCCGGCGAGGATAAAATGGCAAAGGCCCTGCGTTCTAAGGACGGAGAGCTTTTTGCAAATGTTTGGGACTTGGCGCGGTTTTATACGGATGCCTTCGTGCAAGAATGGCAATTGCTTAATTTGCGTGAACCATTTGTGCGGCCACGCGCGACCGAGCATATGCGAGAGCAAATAGCCGCGATTGAAAAACTCCTCGAAATGGGACATGCCTACGAAACTATAAATGCGGTTTATTTTTCAGTTTCGAGTTTCGCAACCTATGGGCAACTTTCCGGTAATACACGTGCCGAGGCGCTAGAGGAAGGTGTGCGGGAGGTGGTTCGGGATGATAATAAGCGAGATCCACGAGACTTTGCGCTCTGGAAAAAAGATGATAAACACCTCATGCAGTGGTATTCGCCTTGGGGATGGGGCTTCCCCGGATGGCACTTAGAGTGTTCCGTAATGGCCATGAAGTATCTTGGCGAGACCTTTGACCTGCATGGCGGCGGGGAAGACTTGGCCTTTCCGCATCATGAATGTGAGATTGCACAATCGGAGGCATTGACCGGAAAAGCATTTGCCAATTATTGGGTTCATACCCGCTTCTTACAAGTCGAGGGTCAAAAAATGTCTAAGTCCCTCGGCAATTTTTATCGGGTGAGGGATTTGGTAGGGCCAGAGGCCGAAGGCGGTAAAGGTTTCGACCCATTGGCCTTACGTTTGGCCTTACTTTCTGGTCATTATGGGAAGCCATTTAACTTCACCTTACAAAACCTCAAGGATGCGACTAAAATTATTCGTCGCTATCAAGAATCTTGGGAGGCTGTCAGAGCCATTCTACATTCAGACAAGGCAGATGGCGTGGATTTTCTTGGTAATCGGTTAGCTGAAAATTACAGTGCCATTCTGGAGGCCATGACCCACAACCTGAATACGCCGGAAGCACTGGCCAAAGCACATTCAGGACAAAAAATGATTCAAGGTGCGCTGTCTGGCATGGGAAAAGAGGCTGCAAAGCAAGCCGATGGATGGTTCCGGCGGGTAAATGCACTCTTGGGCTTTATCCAACACGAATCGCCAATAAAATCAGAAGAAGCAACGCCTGACTCCGACTTGGAAGCAGCCCAAGCACTCGCGCTGTTATTAGACGTTGCAAGAGCCGAGAAAGACTTTGCCCGCGCCGATGCCATCCGCGCCGAGCTTTTAGAAAAAGGTTTTGAAGTGCGTACCACCAAAGAGGGAAGCAGAGTAAATAAAAAGTTTGCGTAA
- a CDS encoding P-II family nitrogen regulator, translated as MKLIVAMIRPEKLNDVLRALYKIDVRGFTTSKVEGHGAEAEVIQTYRGTTVKMTLNEKVRLEIGVSEPFVEPTVEAIMSSARTGEVGDGKIFVLPLEKVYRIRTGEEDMAAVTPVPLSI; from the coding sequence ATGAAACTTATTGTCGCTATGATTCGCCCTGAAAAGTTGAATGACGTACTTCGGGCCTTGTATAAAATAGATGTGCGCGGTTTTACGACCTCGAAAGTAGAAGGCCATGGCGCCGAAGCCGAGGTAATTCAAACCTATCGCGGAACCACCGTAAAAATGACCCTCAACGAAAAGGTGAGGTTGGAGATCGGCGTCTCGGAGCCATTTGTGGAGCCTACCGTAGAAGCCATTATGAGTTCAGCTCGGACTGGGGAAGTTGGAGATGGCAAAATTTTTGTGTTGCCCTTAGAAAAGGTCTATCGCATTCGTACCGGAGAGGAGGACATGGCTGCCGTAACGCCAGTTCCTTTGTCCATATAA
- a CDS encoding ammonium transporter, producing MNTIFKTLTVLLLFIVLSPLVWAGPQEISSGDTAWMLLSAALVLLMTPALAFFYGGLVRSKNVLNTMSMSFSALGFVGVAWVAVGYTMAFGAGNLFLGDFNFAFFNHVTTAADNTGLGIGTITIPHVLFALYQGTFAIITAALISGAVVERMKFPAYVAFITLWAICVYSPMAHWVWGGGIMAKIGDLIGGSFAGLFALDFAGGTVVHINAAVAAVVVSLMVGPRKDYAKKAILPHNVPFVLLGSALLWLGWFGFNAGSAWASGELSAVAFVNTAVAPMATLVAWNLIDIVKKGHATAVGTATAIVVGLVAITPAAGFVSTINAMIIGMIAAFPCYFAIEYRTRTKLDDSLDVLAAHGVGGFTGAILTGIFAQKAVNTAGLDGLLYGNPAQLVIQFVAIIVAIVFSATMTYLLVKLVGLVLPIRPNEKEEGLGMDITQHGEEAYTSGEGAILVLDTELQTSDVSAEVREFRPALA from the coding sequence ATGAATACGATATTCAAAACATTAACAGTCTTACTATTGTTTATTGTCCTCAGCCCGCTTGTATGGGCGGGACCACAGGAAATCAGTAGTGGGGACACGGCTTGGATGTTGCTCTCGGCGGCGCTTGTCTTGCTGATGACACCCGCTTTGGCATTCTTTTATGGCGGTCTTGTACGCTCCAAGAATGTACTCAATACCATGTCCATGAGTTTTTCTGCATTGGGTTTTGTAGGAGTAGCGTGGGTAGCAGTGGGTTACACAATGGCTTTTGGTGCTGGTAATTTGTTTTTGGGTGATTTTAATTTTGCCTTTTTTAATCATGTAACAACGGCAGCAGACAATACAGGCTTGGGGATTGGAACCATTACGATTCCCCATGTCTTGTTTGCACTTTATCAAGGAACTTTTGCGATCATCACTGCCGCGCTAATCTCTGGTGCAGTTGTAGAGCGGATGAAGTTTCCGGCATATGTGGCTTTCATAACGCTTTGGGCGATCTGTGTGTATTCACCGATGGCGCATTGGGTTTGGGGTGGTGGCATTATGGCTAAAATTGGAGACCTGATAGGCGGTTCGTTTGCAGGGCTTTTTGCATTGGATTTTGCTGGCGGCACGGTAGTACACATCAATGCGGCGGTTGCGGCGGTAGTCGTTTCTTTGATGGTTGGGCCTCGGAAAGACTATGCTAAAAAAGCTATTTTGCCGCATAACGTCCCATTTGTGTTGTTGGGTTCTGCGCTTTTGTGGCTTGGCTGGTTTGGTTTTAATGCCGGAAGTGCATGGGCTTCTGGGGAGCTATCGGCGGTAGCATTCGTGAATACGGCCGTTGCGCCGATGGCTACGCTTGTGGCGTGGAACCTGATAGACATCGTCAAGAAAGGCCATGCGACGGCGGTAGGAACGGCTACGGCCATTGTTGTTGGACTGGTGGCCATTACACCAGCAGCAGGATTTGTCTCTACGATTAATGCGATGATAATCGGTATGATTGCGGCTTTCCCATGCTATTTTGCTATCGAGTATCGTACAAGAACAAAACTTGATGATTCGTTAGATGTTTTGGCAGCACATGGTGTAGGCGGTTTTACAGGCGCTATTCTGACGGGTATTTTCGCACAGAAGGCCGTAAATACTGCCGGATTAGATGGTTTATTGTATGGAAATCCTGCTCAGTTGGTGATACAGTTTGTTGCAATTATCGTGGCCATTGTTTTTAGTGCCACCATGACGTATCTACTCGTTAAATTGGTAGGTTTGGTATTGCCCATCCGCCCTAATGAAAAAGAAGAGGGGTTGGGGATGGATATTACACAACATGGAGAGGAAGCCTATACCTCTGGCGAAGGGGCCATTTTGGTTTTAGACACCGAACTACAAACCTCGGATGTATCAGCGGAAGTTCGGGAATTTCGCCCCGCCTTAGCCTAA
- a CDS encoding T9SS type A sorting domain-containing protein gives MTFCYRIFLLLAFILVRFSVETSAQFIRNDVPINFREGQEANLFFEWQGRETVQAFQVSLPKGLRLNEAFFIPKSNPHPQPAQIRFAGRQVIITPRTLFRGGYTLVLRTIPEYEGNDFLEITPIRLQETDKTQPHEKLLFGLSQRRELQITRSFVNSSGKALLFGDRLSKPLEIRRSALPSLHPSQASTVSFWIKTVDLNAVILTTWNGNDFMAYPLEMRIDAFGHLQTFRGQPGFHESLVSPKPIADGQWHHVGMVNNPQARKTYLVVNGVFVDSLLHRMNFDTSGNSLNLMVGMRPGANTETSFQGSLQELMFWSRARTAKAIRSTMLQSISWNSEGLVRIPFDDTNRDILAVWPQEVRRVASDLLLRYPIQDLSVVQRASSVFLSWRSQQNDTRMFEVERSTDGLHFERLAAISKEEGIGFENGRTYSFNDYAVLSEGVLYYRVKQYFTDGAERYSGLIKVGRGQGEEPVAELIGNSPNPFNPQTRISYQLRQAQTVELTVWSIAGNLVGTLVNFVHQPQGIYYVDFNGSDWPSGTYLVRLQTESTAQVIKIVLAK, from the coding sequence GTGACCTTTTGCTACCGCATATTTTTGCTGCTGGCTTTTATACTTGTACGTTTTTCGGTAGAGACAAGCGCACAGTTTATACGTAATGATGTGCCCATCAATTTTCGAGAAGGACAGGAGGCAAATCTATTCTTTGAATGGCAGGGGCGCGAGACCGTTCAGGCATTTCAGGTGTCTTTGCCGAAAGGCTTACGACTAAATGAGGCATTCTTTATCCCAAAATCAAACCCCCATCCACAACCTGCACAAATTCGGTTTGCAGGTCGTCAGGTTATAATAACGCCCAGAACCCTGTTCCGAGGCGGATATACCTTGGTGCTTCGCACGATACCGGAGTATGAAGGGAATGATTTTTTGGAAATTACACCCATCAGACTTCAAGAGACGGACAAAACACAACCTCATGAGAAACTTTTATTCGGTTTATCGCAACGCCGCGAGTTACAAATCACCCGCTCTTTTGTCAACTCCAGCGGAAAAGCCCTTCTTTTTGGCGATCGCCTGTCTAAACCTTTGGAAATTAGGCGTTCTGCGCTACCATCGCTCCACCCAAGCCAAGCCTCAACCGTATCTTTTTGGATAAAGACGGTTGACTTAAATGCTGTTATCTTAACCACTTGGAATGGGAATGATTTTATGGCCTACCCCTTGGAGATGCGCATAGATGCCTTTGGTCACTTACAGACCTTTAGAGGGCAACCGGGATTTCACGAGTCATTGGTTTCCCCCAAACCCATAGCAGACGGACAGTGGCATCATGTAGGTATGGTAAACAATCCCCAAGCCCGAAAAACCTACTTGGTGGTGAATGGGGTATTTGTAGATTCGCTTTTGCACCGTATGAACTTTGACACTTCTGGGAATAGCCTAAATTTAATGGTTGGAATGCGGCCAGGTGCCAATACGGAAACTTCTTTTCAAGGTTCGTTACAAGAGTTGATGTTTTGGAGCCGTGCTCGGACTGCCAAAGCCATCCGAAGTACCATGCTTCAGTCTATATCATGGAACAGTGAAGGACTTGTTCGTATTCCATTTGATGACACCAATCGTGACATATTGGCCGTATGGCCACAAGAAGTTCGACGAGTGGCTTCCGACCTACTGCTGCGTTACCCCATTCAAGACCTTTCGGTGGTGCAAAGAGCATCGTCTGTCTTTTTGTCTTGGCGCTCTCAACAAAACGATACGCGCATGTTTGAGGTAGAACGCTCTACCGATGGACTCCACTTTGAACGACTCGCCGCGATTTCAAAAGAGGAAGGTATCGGATTTGAAAATGGAAGAACCTATAGTTTTAATGATTATGCAGTTTTATCCGAGGGAGTACTTTATTACCGTGTTAAGCAATATTTTACGGATGGCGCCGAGCGCTATTCGGGATTAATCAAGGTTGGACGGGGACAGGGAGAAGAACCCGTAGCGGAACTTATCGGAAACTCTCCGAACCCCTTTAATCCACAGACCCGCATTAGTTACCAATTACGTCAAGCTCAAACCGTAGAGCTAACCGTTTGGAGTATTGCAGGCAATCTTGTGGGCACGCTCGTCAACTTTGTACACCAACCACAGGGCATCTACTATGTTGATTTTAACGGAAGCGATTGGCCAAGCGGAACTTATCTAGTGCGATTGCAAACCGAATCAACTGCTCAAGTCATTAAAATTGTATTGGCAAAGTAA
- a CDS encoding 1-acyl-sn-glycerol-3-phosphate acyltransferase — protein sequence MILAIMRCLILVFVLAIGMILILLLALVPFRYQRVRLAAWIPMWMSRIVSWLFRLKVTCTDSEKIRNHHGLLLPNHLSYGDITTMLSVSPVRFLANHGVKSIPFIGWIAYAIDTVFVDRGDRKSLAEAKRKVSAKLHETPFPPLVIFPEGAINNGETDNLLPFKLGAFKLATESDLPFLPVIIQYSHPEVCRWFSDTEDMYTAMWRLAKDKHRKTAIVRPLEPIPPDPNRRANLVAEETRSLMGLAIREGYPA from the coding sequence AGGCATGATCCTCATCCTATTGCTTGCATTGGTTCCTTTCCGGTATCAACGGGTGCGTTTAGCAGCTTGGATTCCCATGTGGATGTCACGCATCGTCTCTTGGCTTTTTAGATTAAAAGTTACTTGTACCGATTCCGAAAAGATCCGAAATCACCATGGTTTACTTTTGCCCAACCATCTTTCGTATGGGGATATTACCACAATGCTCTCGGTATCGCCGGTACGTTTTTTGGCGAATCATGGCGTAAAATCAATTCCCTTTATCGGTTGGATAGCCTATGCGATTGATACAGTTTTTGTGGATCGTGGAGACCGGAAGTCGTTGGCGGAGGCAAAACGAAAGGTCTCTGCCAAACTTCACGAAACCCCCTTTCCGCCATTGGTCATTTTTCCAGAAGGGGCTATTAACAACGGTGAAACTGATAACTTACTCCCGTTTAAATTGGGAGCTTTTAAATTGGCAACAGAAAGTGATTTACCGTTTCTGCCAGTGATCATTCAGTATAGCCACCCAGAAGTTTGTCGTTGGTTTTCGGACACAGAAGATATGTACACAGCCATGTGGCGATTGGCCAAGGACAAACACCGTAAAACAGCCATTGTACGTCCCTTAGAACCGATTCCGCCAGACCCTAATCGGCGTGCCAATCTGGTTGCAGAAGAAACCCGATCGTTGATGGGTCTGGCAATTAGAGAAGGTTATCCTGCTTAA